TCATTTAACTGTTGCAATTAAAAATATGGCAACTTAGAGAAAAAGGCCTGTTAGAGCTGCAGGGGGGAACTTAATAGCCTCTTTTAATTCTCAGACATCGACGAGTGCAGGTACAGATACTGCCAACATCGCTGCGTCAACGTCCCTGGTTCCTTCTCTTGTCAATGTGAACCTGGTTTCCAGCTGGCAGGAAACAACCGCTCTTGTATTGGTGAGTGATGTAATCGGTAATGGAAGGAGTATTAATCAATTTGAGCCACGAGGGCAAATAAAACAGTGCAATTAAAAATGACTATAAATAAAAACCCTGCATTCAAAATCATACGTGAAAGTACAAAAGTAAAGTTTGTAGTTGGAATGGATTTGACCTACTTTATGTAATGTTTGGTagttttatctgtatttatacacagtttgcaacaagcattttttttcattaatgagTCTATTTTTAAGTTGATATTTTATATAGCACAGATGGAAATTTCTCACGTTGAAGAAACCAGAAGAGCTTCAACTCTGGCAGAAAACACTTCTGTTGGACTCCATCACTCCCAGTAATAAGCCGACttgggaaatgtgttttcagggaCTTAAAATTTACTTGGAGCTTTTATTCTGATTTGTGCCTTCAGTTTTCGATCCAGAACTTATTAAAGTTTTTGGGATATACAAGCTTTCCAGTCTGTTGTCccacaaaaatgacaaaaaccttTTTACAGCATTTAAAGTTTACGTCCACACAGCTCTATAAAATCTGCTTTCCCTCGTTTCAGATGTGAATGAATGTGACATGGGTGCCCCCTGCTCTCAGAGGTGTTACAACACATATGGCACCTTCCTCTGTCGCTGTGACCAGGGCTACGAACTAGGGCCTGATGGCTTCGCTTGTAATGGTAAGAccttctccctgtctctctctgtgacacCTGTCTGTTCATATGTATTCTGTCGGTGAGGGTGGACTGTAAATTAAACATGAACTCGCATCTTGACAGACATTGACGAGTGCAGCTACTCCAGTTACCTGTGCCAGTACCAGTGTGTCAATGAACCAGGGAAGTTCTCCTGCGTGTGCCCTGAGGGATACCAGCTGCTGGGGACCAGACTATGTCAGGGTGAGCACATAAACACTGCCTCCACTTTCCCTCTCCAAACTTCCCTCTCTGTGGGAGTCCTCCATTCTTTGACAGCAGCTCtctccctgcacgctgctgtctttcctcctcctgttcagTCATCGCAAGCCCTTTGCTCTCCACAGATATAAACGAGTGTGAAACAGGTGAACACCAGTGTACCGAGAAGCAGACGTGTGTGAACGTCCAGGGGCGATACCATTGCGTGGACAGCAACCGATGCCAAGACCCGTATATCCAGGTGTCTGAGAAGTGAGTGACACCTCATGAAAGCTCGAGTGTGTTCACACtcaaaaaacactttcacacacaccttTTCCCAATTACTCAAGTATGCACTGGCTCTCAGCTCAGAATATAATCAACCCCTGTATTGAGTATAGCTCAAGCTTCAAGATTATCCCAATTACTTTTTCCACAGACGGGTCCAACTCTGCAACCTTCTCTTTTGAACACGGTCCAGTGCAATAAGAAAACTATTACAGTTGTGAACAAGTGTTGGATTGGTAACAGGTGTGGGTCACTATTAACAAATCCCACATGATTTGCTTGTATAAAAGGTGTTTTAGAAAAACAATGGCTACTGGTCAACATTTGTTTAGATTCAAAAGTTCTCTCCTCTTAGTCGTATTACTCCCTCTGCTGGCTAATTTGTGAACTTTCTGTTTTCTGGATTGCTGAAAGAGCCCAAAGGATTTAAAAACGCCAGAATTCTTAAAGATGTTGCACAATTCTATAAAAAGATGCAAAACTAccaacataaacaaaaacaccacgAAAAAACCACCATATTGAGACGCAAAGTGACCACACACAGATTTAACCATCATTCTGAATTTGcttccattgtgtgtgtgcagccgcTGTGTGTGTCCCGTCAGCAAGCCCGCCTGTCGAGATCTACCTTTCTCCATCGTCCACCGCTACATGACCATCACCTCGGAGCGCTCCGTCCCCTCCGACATCTTCCAGATTCAAGCCACCAGCGTCTCTCCAGGGGCCTACAACACCTTCCGCATCCGCTCCGGTGATGAGAACGGAGACTTTTACATCAGGGTGAGAGCTGTTACAGAGCAAAGCGGGGAGATGAGCGTGGTGTCGCACTGACCTGATGGTTAATGAGACCGAATCTGGTCTGCTGAGCAAAAGAATCAGTTCTGGTTCATGTTAGATGAATAAAGTACAGTTTAATATCGGATGAGGATTTAAAACTGGGCGATTTGGGTGGTTTCTAGGCTGATTGATATGTTTTGTCAGTCAAATCTGGTAAAATAGAATAGGATTCAATGTAGTGGTGGTAGATCAGTTTTAGATGGGTGCACATTctaaaaactgtgaaactattctttattacaaaacaaaattgTTATTAAGCGTCTTCCTGGAGGTTCAAACATGCTTTACGTGTGAAAATCAAAAACTCACCCACATGCTGATGACAGTTTACTCTCCTGTAGAAATGTACTCAgtcatatttgttttgtcttctccaGCAAATCAATAATATCAGCGCCATGCTGGTGCTGGCCCGCGCTGTGTCGGGGCCCAGAGAGTACACGTTGGACCTGGAGATGGTGTCAGTCAACCCGCTGCTCAGCTACCACGGCAGTTCCGCCCTCAGACTCTCCATCTACGTTGGGCCTTACACCTtttaaagaggaagaggaggaagaagattggaggggacacagagaaaagatggagagaaagagctgaGGAGAAGCACAGATGCAAAAGAAGCTGTAAAAAGAAGTGGTCAATGCAGTTCAACCAGTCACTGTGATGTCAAACTTGTAGCTTTTGTACTTGTACAAAGAAAGCCACACATTTCTGTCAGCCCACCATATCACGTGTAAGAATATACATGCAGTGCAGtatacagtatacagtataCATGTAGCAGTAATGTCTCAAAGATACAGAGCAGCCTCAAAATAATAGGTCCAGTCAAATTGTCCCTCGTGTTTTTCAGTTTCCTAGGATTTCacttttcatgttatttttcaCTGCTGACTCGTCTGACAGCATCATTCTGTCGTCAGAGTGTAAAAAGgggatttcttttctccacACCTGCTCAGCGTGATAACAAATCTGTGCCGTACTGCTGTCAGGTGGAATGATTCATGCCCGGCGTCACCACATTAATCCGTCTCCACCGGTTTACATCCTTATCTTTGGTTCCACTCTGTCACTTTATTCCTGTTTCCTTTTCACAGACGCGATTCAGTAACCACTCATTTCAGACCTCAGCATCCACGCTCCTCCTTCACCCTCCACCGTTCATCCCTACCATCGAGCTCTCCCTTAACTGCCCATTGTCGGATTGTCTAGTGTTGTACTTTGTATTTTCTTCGTCTAAGATTTGAacccaaataaaacaatgtacCTTAACATCTCTGTGTCGCAGTTAAAGTAATCATAGATTCTTTCTTTGAGCTCTTTTCGTTCTTCAGCATTTGTCCCTCTGGAAAGTTttttgaaactttattgatcagTCGATCACCAGAAAACTATTTAACGTTCTCAAGTGGCAGCTTCTCCAGTGTGTGAATTATCTGCAGTTTTATCAACAGAATGGAAATTGTTGATTGCTTTAAGAACCTTGTGTTGTGAGAAATTGAAATGTCAGATTCCAGTTTCAATTAATTAATCAGAACTTAATATTAAGTTGAATTGATAATGGAAACAGTCACAAGTTAACACCTCGATTATTGTTATTGTCTGTGGAGTTCTTCTGTTTAAAAACTTAAAGGCTGATGACTTTACTTTTCCAAATATAagctacagctgctttcagacatgcactgagctcaagacattttcctgaaattttctgtAGGagacacaaatgtcagagtctgtTGCTCGAAAATGTCAGGAGTACATCTGATTGAGCCCATACAGTCTGGAAATTTCACAGCGAGCAAGTGGGCGTGTTAATGATGACAGACTCAAAACtggtaaaaaacacaaaaagtgaacaaatatatcaggatgaaaaagGAGAGCCTTACACGTAGAGGATGCCAATTAAGATTTTCACTTGGAGAGACAACGGGATTCGAGAGCTGACCCTGGGGTTGATGTGCTGCGAACAAAAAGCTGAATttatgtcatgtcctgcctcttgCGAGCTCTTCTCAGatgccacccctcacctgagtGTTGTTATAATCCCCTGCTGCGTTCTTCGcatgtgaaaagaaaactgactgtctgaaaatgacaaatggCTGGTTCACACAGCCACTAATGTACCAGGCTACATTTTCTAATGTTTCTCTGAGCTGCCTTTAAATTTGACTTTGACTCCAAACATGGAGCAGAAAGTCTGTGGTGTGACCTGGCCCTAAATCTACACTGCATCTATTTAGGCCCACAGCCAGCCTCACTGGCTTTATAAACGGCCTCAGTGGTGCAGCCGATGCTCCACTTATTCGACTCCACTCGTTATAAATAGACTTTGGACACATTTCCACAACTGGCTCTGATATAGTGCACCTTAAAACTGTGCTTGAAACCTTCTCTCACACAAGCAAAGAGATTTTGTCCCACTAGCATCCCTGTTTACCTAGTTTCACTAGTTagaaatatcacagcaacaacagttCCTGAGTCCTGCCTGAGCAAAGGAGAGAACATGGTTTCATTATGAAGTTCTGAGTGAAGTCTACATCAGGGAGGGGGGGTATCCTGTCAGTGCCATGACACAGAGAAGGATCCTGAGTGTGTTCAAATATAAGAACCAGCTCATCATACTTCCCCTGCACACGCACCCTAAAACACAGAATCACCTCTGGCTACAGCATCAGTGAACACCACCATCAATCCTGTCCTCTCCAAAACAAGACCTGTGCtaaaatacatgtttgaaaATCTTGTATCTTCCTCCAGCATCGTGGAATGAGGGCAGTGAAAAGCTGCACcttaaatgaaaacagtgaatCTATGCAGCCTTCTGTTCTGCTTTTTACTGTCACAGcatttctctttgtgtgcaACTGATTCTGtcaacccccccaaaaaaataaaaaaagagagggagagagggaggcagaaagagagaggggaaagcccTTATTTTACAGTCCAGTGCTGTTTGCTCCGCCCAGGcctgcctacacacacacacacacacacacacacacacacacacacacacactcttcccaTCTGTCctcactgggggggggggggggtgatgacTCACACACAGCCTTGTTTTATGTAACAGGAGCAGACACGGttgagccaccagggggcagcagacCACACAGATCTCCTCTGTCCAGGAATAGCTACAACCTGAGGAGAGAGTGTTGGTTTTATAACCTAATTGACTGGTGAACATACATTTTCTCCCATTTTCCATGAACTCATGCACCtgtgggaggaaaaagtgacgCCACCTTTGTCCTTTTCTCACAAATAATGTTCAACTCAGCGAGCGCTGAACGGTGGAGAATAGATTTATATTTCTTACATAACTTCATCTTGTAATGACGGAGAATAAGGACGACAGATCCTGGTGATGTGGTTAGAGAGTGCAGTaggggaggaggtgtgtgtgtgtgtgtgtgttaatgttaggGGCACAGTGGCCTAGTGTTATACTGTAAGTCTCCTGGCATTTCCTGTTGGTCcactgacagaaagaaaacctgGCTGAAACTGAGGGATTCTGTCGTGGACGGCCCCCGAACTGGCTCACCAGGCACAGGGGCCCAAACCATCAGGGGGCTCCCTGGGCATCTCCTGAAATATGTCACTGAAAAAAATATGGCCACAGGATGCAAAGTAACcaaatgtgacacacaaacaagcacaaaacaccacagagagatgccaaacaacaaaaagtgatgagaaatgtgaaagaacgacaaaaatatgaaaaaggcaaaacaaccacaaagagacacaacgaCTGCACAGATGTAAAATTGTCCAAGATAGACACTAAATGACCAAAGTCACTACCAAAGATcacaatacataaataaatacaaaaaataaatgcaaaatgacaACACTAGACAACACAATCACAATGAGATGCAAAAAAGCTAAAACTGAAGAGAAATAGACAGAAATGATCATAGACACAAAATGACCAACATAACAAAACGTGACCACAGAACGACACCGAGAGAAGATAACAAATCACTACAACTCGATGCAAAACGACACAGCACAATCACAATGAGGTGCACTGGTGCTAAACATGGcgcaaaacaaccacaaagatgaAAATGGGTAAAAATAGATGCAAAAGAAACAGAGTGAGTTTCACTGCGACAAcaatgagatgaaaacaaatactGTATTGGCAGAGTGGGCACAGaggagtgtgggtgtgtgtgtagtgatgGAATTGGAGGAATCAGGTTTTGGAATGCGTGTGTTCGtgctgcaggtctgtgtgtgtgtgtgtgtgtgtgtgtgtgtgtgtgtgtgtgtgtgtgtgtgtgtgtgtgtgtgtgtgtgtgtgtgtgtgtgtgtgtgtgtgtgtgtacctgctaTCTGTGTTTACGTGTTTGTTGGTGtctctgtgttagtgtgtctttaggctgctgtgtctgtttgcagggTGTGGGTGTTTGCATAGGGGAGCATGTGTTTGAGAGCGGCGGTGCCCACATAGACGGGTGGGAGGAGTGTTCGGGGCGGCAGAGGGGAGCGCTGGAACGCCTGGGCCTCGTTTCTTGGCGCCTTCGCCTGAGTATGATCTCATTTCTGGGCAAGCCAAGCCCTGTAGGCCGCAGTGGGGGAATGGCGTGGGACCGGAAGCGGGGGAAACGGAGGTGCACCAACGACTCTGGTACTGtgggacaaacacagaaaagaggaACCTTTCCCCACGACACAGTCCAGTTGCGTCCCCTTCAGTTGGACACATGCTGCCATGACAGATGAGCAGCCCGCTCCCTTCTgatctcctcctgctgctgcatcacaaAAAGCTCTCAAtgcccccccctccaccaccacagcaCAATGCAGGTATTATAGTTATGAATGGGAGAGTGAGGTGGAGTGTCATTTCCCTCCACCCACACCCCCCCGAGCACCGGGATTAGTTCATTAAGGAAAAGAGCAGCCGCTGGAATCTGTGGGACTTCAAACACTGGCTGCACAATACAAAGAGGGCCCAGTGATGTGAGAGGGGAATTAGTGAGAGCATCAGGCAGGAGACGCTCTCTCCTCCTTTACATACCgtatatacagagagagagaggatctcATTAACACACTCACATCAGTGTCCCCTTatatacagaccaattaccaaaCACTAAACAAACTGTATTTAGATTATAGATTGATTAGAATAAAACATACAGCTACAACATGGTTCTCCTCATCTTCAAGTTTAGCATAGCGATGTGCcgaaggaggtcatgtttttcGAGGgcacttgtttgtgtgttatttagCGGCAGtccacaaaaactactggatatGTCTCCATGAAAGTGGTGG
This window of the Paralichthys olivaceus isolate ysfri-2021 chromosome 9, ASM2471397v2, whole genome shotgun sequence genome carries:
- the efemp2a gene encoding EGF-containing fibulin-like extracellular matrix protein 2a → MQGACVSNLCVCICVFVLLHSAISQPSTESDTYTECTDGYHWDPQTEHCKDINECETIPDACKGEMKCFNHYGGYLCLPRSASVIPAPEPHITPTEPFNPCPLGYEPQADSCVDIDECERDEHDCQPSQQCINTLGAFNCQCPDGYRKVGTECIDIDECRYRYCQHRCVNVPGSFSCQCEPGFQLAGNNRSCIDVNECDMGAPCSQRCYNTYGTFLCRCDQGYELGPDGFACNDIDECSYSSYLCQYQCVNEPGKFSCVCPEGYQLLGTRLCQDINECETGEHQCTEKQTCVNVQGRYHCVDSNRCQDPYIQVSENRCVCPVSKPACRDLPFSIVHRYMTITSERSVPSDIFQIQATSVSPGAYNTFRIRSGDENGDFYIRQINNISAMLVLARAVSGPREYTLDLEMVSVNPLLSYHGSSALRLSIYVGPYTF